Genomic window (Chryseobacterium bernardetii):
CAGTTCAAATATTATTTTCCAGAATTTGTTTTGCGGATGGGCATAATATTGCTGCATTTGCAATGATTTGACTCCAGGAATGGAACCCAGAATTAAAATTTCAGACTGGCCATCAATAAGCGGTGGAAAAGAAGAAATACGGTTTTGCATATTCAAATATATTGATTTTATTTCTCGCAGATTATTCAGATTACGCAGATTTAAAATAGGTTCTTATTTAAGTTTGGGCTAAAACCATTGGTATTTATTTTTTATAAGTAAAGCGGAACTAAAGTCCGCTCCTATTGACATTAACTTCAGAATACAGATTGGTTTAGAGAATATGAAATAATCATAGATGAAACAGATTTTCACAGGTTATTGTACTATTAAGATATCAATAAATAAAAAACAGGATTAGCCATTACAATATAAAAAAGCGGGCTAAAAGCCCGCTTCCATTGATATATAATATCTTACAATGTTTCTTTTAACCAGTCGAAGAATTCTCTCTGCCATACCAATCCGTTTTGCGGATGAAGTACCCAGTGGTTTTCGTTCGGGAAATAAACCAGTTTAGATTTTAATCCTCTTAATTTTGCTGCCTGGAAAGCTTCCTGCCCCTGCTCGTAAGGTACGCGGAAGTCAATTCCTCCCTGAACGATCATGATAGGCTTGTTCCATTTTTCTACAAAGTTGCTTGGGTTGAACTCTGTATATGCTTTTGGCTGTGGCTTTTCCCATGGAGAACCGATATCCCAGTTTGCAAACCAGAGTTCTTCAGTGGTAAGATACCATGATTTCATATCAAATAATCCGTCATGGGCAATAAATGTTTTGAATCTGTTTTCATGGATTCCTGCCAACATAAATACGCTGTATCCTCCGTAACTTGCCCCCACTGCGGCTACCCTGTCACCGTCTACATATGGTAATGTTTTCGCATAGTCTGTTGTGGCAAGATAGTCTCTCATTGGCTGTCCTCCCCAGTCTCTTGAAATGTCTTCATTCCATTTTGTTCCCCAGCCCGGCATACCTCTTCTGTTTGGAGCAACTACGATATAATCGTTTGCAGTCATCAGGGCAAAATTCCATCTGGTGCTGAAATATTGAGTCAAAGCAGATTGTGGCCCGCCCTGGCAATATACCAGTGTCGGATATTTTTTATTAGGATCAAAGTTCGGTGGATAGTGGAACCATACGCCCATTTCTTTACCATCCGAAGTTTTTACCATTTTAAGTTCAGATTTTCCCTGTGCCAACTTAGCGTAAATATCTTTATTGGCTTCGGTAACCTGCTTCATTTCTCCGTTTTTAAGGTTTACAGAGAATAGCTCTGTAGCATGGTTTACGTCTGTTCTTCCTACTAATACTGAAGTTTTGTTATCTGTGAAAATTTCATTCACATCAAAATCTCCTTTGGTGATCTGCTGTACTTTTGCAGATTTTGCATCTAAAGAAAACAGTTGTTTTGTTCCTCTGTAAGCCGCTGTGAAATAGATTGTTTTTGAATCTGCACCCCAAAGCACATCTCCTGAAACGCTGTCATCCCATCCTGCAGTAAGGTTTGTGGTTTTTCCAGACTTCCAATCCATGATCTTTACATCATTCTTATCTGCTTCATAACCATCTCTGGCCATGCTTTGCCAGATCAGAGATTTTCCATCCGGGCTGAATTTCGGATTGATATCATATCCTTTGTTTGATTCTGTAAGGTTCTTTGTAGTTCCTGTAGCTAAATCATAAGCAAAAATGTCTGTATTGGTACTGGTTGCGTATTCTTTACCACTTTTCGCTTTAGTAACATATAAAAGCTGTGCAGAATCCGGGCTCCAGACAAAATCTTCAGCACCACCGAAAGGTCTTTGGGGAGAATCCCATGTTTTTCCTTCCAACAGATCTTTAGCAGCTTCTACTTTATCTGAAATATTCACTACAAATACATGGTTGTATTTTCCTTCATTGAAGTAATCCCAGTGTCTGTGGTTAAGGTCAGTGTATACCTGAGCGGTAGTTTTAGGAGTATCGCTGTATTTGTCTTTCCCCATTAATTTTTCTACCAATACCTGCTTACTGAAAGCAATTCTTTTTCCATCCGGAGAAACAACGATATTGTCAGCTTCCCCA
Coding sequences:
- a CDS encoding S9 family peptidase, whose protein sequence is MKLKYSLLALAAPLLMNAQQVMTPEILWTLKKVGVQAVSPDQASLIYKVGQVDLKTEKTKNENYFLNVLNHQASKIDFGKKALIQWDKNGIYAQEGDKIYLSKDAGKTWAEFYTIGEADNIVVSPDGKRIAFSKQVLVEKLMGKDKYSDTPKTTAQVYTDLNHRHWDYFNEGKYNHVFVVNISDKVEAAKDLLEGKTWDSPQRPFGGAEDFVWSPDSAQLLYVTKAKSGKEYATSTNTDIFAYDLATGTTKNLTESNKGYDINPKFSPDGKSLIWQSMARDGYEADKNDVKIMDWKSGKTTNLTAGWDDSVSGDVLWGADSKTIYFTAAYRGTKQLFSLDAKSAKVQQITKGDFDVNEIFTDNKTSVLVGRTDVNHATELFSVNLKNGEMKQVTEANKDIYAKLAQGKSELKMVKTSDGKEMGVWFHYPPNFDPNKKYPTLVYCQGGPQSALTQYFSTRWNFALMTANDYIVVAPNRRGMPGWGTKWNEDISRDWGGQPMRDYLATTDYAKTLPYVDGDRVAAVGASYGGYSVFMLAGIHENRFKTFIAHDGLFDMKSWYLTTEELWFANWDIGSPWEKPQPKAYTEFNPSNFVEKWNKPIMIVQGGIDFRVPYEQGQEAFQAAKLRGLKSKLVYFPNENHWVLHPQNGLVWQREFFDWLKETL